A single window of Oreochromis aureus strain Israel breed Guangdong linkage group 5, ZZ_aureus, whole genome shotgun sequence DNA harbors:
- the LOC116334227 gene encoding isotocin receptor-like isoform X2 has protein sequence MEDLLREQYSWSHNLTWSSSSRENESHVGNTTVNPLKRNEEVAKVEVTVLVLVLLLALTGNLCVLWAIHTTKHSQSRMYYFMKHLSIADLVVAIFQVLPQLIWDITFRFYGPDLLCRCGRHGILLHQEKTWPSSLQCY, from the exons ATGGAGGACCTTTTACGCGAGCAGTACAGTTGGTCTCACAATCTTACATGGAGCAGCTCAAGTCGTGAAAATGAAAGCCACGTAGGAAACACCACGGTGAACCCTCTGAAACGAAATGAAGAAGTGGCTAAAGTGGAAGTTACCGTTCTGGTCCTTGTGCTGCTTCTCGCGCTGACAGGCAATCTGTGCGTCCTGTGGGCTATTCACACCACCAAGCACAGTCAGTCTCGGATGTATTACTTCATGAAGCACCTGAGCATCGCAGACCTTGTAGTTGCAATCTTTCAGGTCTTACCTCAGCTCATTTGGGATATCACTTTTCGCTTCTATGGACCCGATTTGCTGTGCAG atgTGGTCGGCATGGGATCCTGCTGCACCAAGAGAAG